A genomic stretch from Alloyangia pacifica includes:
- a CDS encoding TetR/AcrR family transcriptional regulator, which yields MRHGPAYPALDHPPAVRVGDGCAVNGVADSGAPAPAKAPRGRAAAIGLTRAQIVEAAIAQIDARGLSAFSLRELARGLGVSPAVIYWHVGGAKEDLFAAIAATITGGLVAAQDPGAPWTERLRQVFHAYRAAVHRHPNISPLLGAQMMSNGDSSLEWIETVLRALADGGFHGTDLRDAFNALIGGLCGFVTMELAPGPASEDDAWERRVAERLAAIDAEAYPLTHSALPQLANRIFVLRWQNGARVCYDQSFSALLELLIDGLARRASRPADPALSEPSHG from the coding sequence GTGCGACACGGCCCCGCATATCCTGCGCTCGACCATCCGCCCGCGGTGCGGGTCGGCGACGGCTGCGCTGTGAACGGCGTTGCCGACAGCGGAGCCCCCGCGCCCGCCAAGGCACCCCGCGGGCGCGCCGCCGCGATCGGCCTGACCCGTGCGCAAATTGTCGAGGCCGCGATCGCGCAGATCGACGCGCGAGGACTTTCGGCCTTCTCGCTGCGCGAACTGGCGCGCGGGCTCGGCGTCTCTCCGGCGGTGATCTATTGGCATGTCGGCGGCGCCAAGGAAGACCTCTTCGCCGCGATCGCTGCGACGATCACCGGCGGTCTCGTCGCTGCGCAGGACCCTGGCGCGCCCTGGACCGAACGGCTCAGGCAGGTCTTTCACGCCTATCGCGCCGCGGTCCACCGGCACCCGAATATCTCGCCGCTGCTCGGGGCACAGATGATGTCCAACGGCGATTCCAGCCTCGAGTGGATCGAGACCGTGCTCCGGGCGCTGGCCGACGGCGGATTTCATGGCACGGACCTGCGCGACGCCTTCAACGCGCTGATCGGCGGGCTCTGCGGTTTCGTGACCATGGAGCTGGCGCCCGGCCCGGCATCGGAGGACGATGCCTGGGAACGGCGGGTCGCCGAGCGCCTGGCCGCGATCGATGCCGAGGCCTATCCGCTGACCCATTCTGCGCTGCCCCAACTCGCCAACCGCATCTTCGTGCTGCGTTGGCAGAACGGCGCGCGGGTCTGCTATGACCAGAGCTTTTCCGCGCTGCTCGAATTGTTGATTGACGGGCTCGCCCGCCGCGCGTCCCGACCTGCAGACCCCGCACTTTCGGAGCCCTCGCATGGCTGA